A window of Massilia sp. NR 4-1 genomic DNA:
TCGATATCCACCGCCAGGCTATCAAGAAAGATGGACGACATGGCATGGCCGGCGATCTGCGCCAGGCTCGGATAGCGCGCCGATTCGGTGGCCTGGCGCGCCGGCTCCGTCAGCCGCCCCGCCCCCACCACCAGCACCTTGGCCGCGCCCAGGTGGATGGCCGGCGAGATCGGCGCCAACTGGCGCATCGAGCCGTCGCCGCAGTATTCGCGGTGGCCGCCCAGATACAAGGGCGTGGCCGGGAAGATGAAGGGGATGGCCGACGATGCCAGCAGATGCTCGACGCCGATCTGGTCCTGCATGGCCACGCGCTGCATGCGCACCCAGGGCGCGATGTCGGCGGCGGTCTGGTAAAAGGTGATGTGCTGCCCGCCTGTATAGGACGAAGCGGTGACGGCCAGCGCGTGCAGCAAGCCTTCCTGCAGCACGGCGTCCAGGCGCGGCAGGTCCAGCATGCGGTGCAGCAGATTGACCAGCGGGGTATTGTCCAGCAGGGAGTTGGGCGGGGATGCACGCCATTTGCGCAGCAGCCAGCCGAAAGACAGCAGGGAGAGCCAGCGCGCGCCGGAGCGGATCACGCCCAGCGAATCGGCGCGGTAGACCTGGCTGACTTCGATATTGGCCCAGACATCGAGCAGTTTCTGCACGCCCTCGCCGAAATTATCGGCGCGGCAGGCCAGGGCGGTGGCGTTGATGGCGCCGGCCGAGGTGCCGCATATGATCTGAAAAGGGTTGCGCGCCGGCGGCCAGCCCTCCTCCCACAGTATCTCCGATATCGCTTGCAGCACCCCTACCTGGTAGGCGGCCCGCGCACCGCCTCCGGTCAGGATCAAGCCTGTTTTCTTTTTGCTTCCCATTGCTCTAGATTAACACGTTTAGGCTTGCTAATCGCCCTTCACTACCCCCTCGCGGCGCGGATCGGCGCCGCCAAACCACACTTCCTTGCCGTTGTGGCGCAGGCGCTGAATGCCCTGCAGGCCGGAGTTCTGCTCATATTGGCGCACCTCGTGGCCCCTGGCCTTCAGCGCGTCCACCACGGCGGGCGGGAAGCGCCCCGCTTCCAGCTCGGTCGGACCATTGCGGCTGCCGAAGTTGGGCAGGCTGATGGCCTGCTGCACGTCCAGGTTCCAGTCCAGGGTGCCGACCAGCACCTTGGCCACATAATTGATGATCGCCGAGCCGCCCGGCGAACCGGTGGCCAGCACCAGCTTTTTCGTCTCCTTGTCGAACACCAGGGTGGGCGACATGGCGCTGCGCGGCCGTTTGCCCGGCTGCACGCGGTTGGCGATGGGACCATTCTCGTCCACCGAATCGAAGGAGAAATCGGTCAGCTGGTTATTCAATAGGAAGCCGTCGACCATCTGGCGCGAGCCGAAGGCGTCTTCCACCGACGTCGTCATGGACAAGCCGCCGCCAAAACCATCGACCGCCACCAGATGCGAGGTGGAGGGGTTTTCGATGGCGGTATCGCTGCCCCAGGCCAGTTTCAGGTCGGTCGGCACGCCCGCCTTGGCGCGGCCCATCGATTTGTCGCCGATCAGGGCCGCGCGCTGGCGCAGATAGGATTTGTCGAGCAGTGCCGCCAGGCCGCGTCCCGGCAGCGGCACGAAGTCGGTATCGGCCACGTAGCGGTTACGGTCGGCATAGGCCAGGCGGCCCGCCTCGGTGAACAGGTGCAGCGCTTCGACATCGGGCACGCCCTTGACCGGCAGGTGGGCGGCCAGCGGCTTCGCCTCCAGCATGCCCAGCATCTGCGCGATGGCGATGCCGCCCGAAGATGGCGGCGGCATGCCGCATACCGTCCAGCGCTTGTAGTCGCTGCAGACGGGATCGCGCTCCTTGGCCTGGTAGCCCGCAATATCGGCCGCGCTCAAGGTGCCGGGATTGGTGGGGTGCTTATTCACCTTGGCCGCGATATCGCGCGCGATGCGGCCCTTGTAGAAGGCGTCGGCGCCGCCGGCCGCGATTTCGCGCAGGCTGCGCGCCAGCTCGGGATTTTTCAGCACATAGCCGACGGGACGCGGCTTCCTGTCGGCATCGTAAAAGTAAGCGGCGGCCACCGGATCGCGCAGCAGATGCGCATCCCAGCCCAGCAAGGCATTCAGGCGCGGGCTGACGGCAAAGCCCTCCTCCGCCAGCTTGATGGCCGGCTCGAACAATTTGGCCCAGGCCAGCTTGCCGTGTTCCTTATGCGCCAGCTCCAGCATGCGCAGCACGCCGGGCGCGCCGACCGAGCGGCCGCCCACCACGCCCACGCTGCGCGAGACAGGCTTGCCGTCGGCATCCTGGAACAGGCGCTCGGTGGCGCCGGCCGGCGCGGTTTCGCGGCCGTCGTAAGCCTGCACG
This region includes:
- a CDS encoding patatin-like phospholipase family protein — encoded protein: MGSKKKTGLILTGGGARAAYQVGVLQAISEILWEEGWPPARNPFQIICGTSAGAINATALACRADNFGEGVQKLLDVWANIEVSQVYRADSLGVIRSGARWLSLLSFGWLLRKWRASPPNSLLDNTPLVNLLHRMLDLPRLDAVLQEGLLHALAVTASSYTGGQHITFYQTAADIAPWVRMQRVAMQDQIGVEHLLASSAIPFIFPATPLYLGGHREYCGDGSMRQLAPISPAIHLGAAKVLVVGAGRLTEPARQATESARYPSLAQIAGHAMSSIFLDSLAVDIERLNRVNQTLSVLPEELLQKTPLRPVELLVIAPSERLDDIATRHIASLPAPIRTMLSGIGATETRGAALASYLLFESTYTSELIRLGQRDTQARKADVLAFFAS
- the ggt gene encoding gamma-glutamyltransferase, whose amino-acid sequence is MLRLHSLALAAALLGGLAHAPIHAQERAPEIATGYAEKAGWTAQKYMVAAANPHASEAGYQMLKQGGAAIDAAIATQLVLTLVEPQSSGIGGGAFLMYYDGKRVQAYDGRETAPAGATERLFQDADGKPVSRSVGVVGGRSVGAPGVLRMLELAHKEHGKLAWAKLFEPAIKLAEEGFAVSPRLNALLGWDAHLLRDPVAAAYFYDADRKPRPVGYVLKNPELARSLREIAAGGADAFYKGRIARDIAAKVNKHPTNPGTLSAADIAGYQAKERDPVCSDYKRWTVCGMPPPSSGGIAIAQMLGMLEAKPLAAHLPVKGVPDVEALHLFTEAGRLAYADRNRYVADTDFVPLPGRGLAALLDKSYLRQRAALIGDKSMGRAKAGVPTDLKLAWGSDTAIENPSTSHLVAVDGFGGGLSMTTSVEDAFGSRQMVDGFLLNNQLTDFSFDSVDENGPIANRVQPGKRPRSAMSPTLVFDKETKKLVLATGSPGGSAIINYVAKVLVGTLDWNLDVQQAISLPNFGSRNGPTELEAGRFPPAVVDALKARGHEVRQYEQNSGLQGIQRLRHNGKEVWFGGADPRREGVVKGD